From a single Natronorubrum tibetense GA33 genomic region:
- a CDS encoding ferredoxin, producing MRVEFDEDTCIGMYQCVAEWDAFEEDKASGKAILEDSEEVEDGVFAREVPEDAELDAKFAARTCPVDAIRIYDDDGEQIIP from the coding sequence ATGAGAGTCGAGTTCGACGAAGACACCTGCATCGGCATGTATCAGTGTGTGGCTGAATGGGACGCCTTCGAGGAGGACAAAGCGAGCGGGAAAGCGATCCTCGAGGACAGCGAGGAGGTCGAAGACGGCGTCTTCGCCCGCGAGGTGCCCGAGGATGCGGAACTCGACGCGAAGTTCGCCGCGCGGACCTGTCCCGTCGACGCGATCAGGATCTACGACGACGACGGCGAGCAAATTATCCCCTGA
- a CDS encoding cytochrome P450: MTETHATADDRESTTDANSDTGRTRAAVGTPPPGPRGLPLIDSTLAFALDPLEFLVSIREYGDVARYEAFGREFVVVSDPGLVEEVTVARDDEFWRGEFEHEFSDLLDVEGLFFAEGERWRQQRMLLQNAFTPAQIESYADDMVEETVRLVENWSDGEVVDIREAMSTLTLRALTRSLFDLELGDARADRVRRWVHAMGAYSDNEFFGTRAVLPTWLPSRAEREYRRATADIASLVDDLVAERRRSDGEGNDLLSLLATGEYPDGSRPTAEEIADQLQLFLLAGHETTATALTYACWLLAADDADDVRDRLEREVDSVCGDRDPTFADLRDLAVTEAVGREAMRLYPPLPFLQREPHEETALVGYRIEPGTTVQLNMYGIHRDERWWAQADAFRPNRWLADDENGRSVVADPDDRPEYAYFPFGGGSRHCIGMRFAMTELKLSLATLVRRVDLERVTESIDPTPKVSLDPGPVKMRVRRS; this comes from the coding sequence ATGACCGAGACGCACGCGACGGCAGACGACCGAGAATCGACGACCGACGCGAACAGCGACACTGGACGGACGCGAGCGGCGGTCGGAACGCCGCCACCCGGCCCGCGCGGGCTTCCACTGATCGATAGCACCCTCGCGTTCGCTCTCGATCCGCTCGAGTTCCTCGTCTCGATTCGTGAGTACGGCGACGTCGCCCGGTACGAGGCGTTCGGCCGCGAGTTCGTGGTCGTCTCGGACCCCGGACTCGTCGAGGAGGTAACCGTCGCCCGGGACGACGAGTTCTGGCGGGGCGAGTTCGAACACGAGTTCAGCGACCTCCTCGACGTCGAGGGCCTGTTTTTCGCGGAGGGTGAACGCTGGCGACAGCAACGAATGTTGCTCCAGAACGCCTTCACGCCGGCACAAATCGAGTCCTACGCCGACGACATGGTCGAGGAAACCGTGCGTCTGGTCGAGAACTGGTCTGACGGCGAGGTGGTCGATATCCGGGAGGCGATGTCGACGCTGACGCTGCGAGCGCTTACCAGGTCCCTCTTCGACCTCGAGTTGGGCGACGCACGCGCCGACCGCGTGCGACGCTGGGTCCACGCCATGGGTGCGTACAGCGACAACGAGTTCTTCGGCACCCGCGCCGTGCTTCCGACGTGGCTTCCGAGCCGGGCCGAACGTGAATACCGGCGCGCGACGGCCGACATAGCGTCCCTCGTCGATGACCTGGTAGCCGAACGTCGCCGATCCGACGGGGAGGGCAACGACTTGCTTTCCTTGCTCGCAACCGGGGAGTACCCCGACGGCTCGAGGCCGACGGCCGAGGAGATCGCCGACCAGTTACAGCTGTTCTTGCTTGCCGGCCACGAGACGACGGCGACCGCGCTGACCTACGCCTGTTGGCTGCTCGCCGCCGACGATGCCGACGACGTTCGGGACCGACTCGAGCGGGAAGTCGATTCGGTCTGTGGCGACCGGGATCCGACGTTTGCGGACCTTCGCGACCTGGCGGTCACCGAGGCCGTCGGCCGAGAAGCGATGCGTCTCTACCCGCCGCTGCCGTTCTTACAGCGCGAGCCCCACGAGGAGACCGCCCTCGTCGGCTACCGGATCGAACCGGGAACGACGGTTCAGTTGAATATGTACGGCATCCACCGCGACGAACGCTGGTGGGCCCAGGCCGACGCGTTTCGGCCGAATCGATGGCTGGCGGACGACGAGAACGGCCGATCCGTCGTCGCCGACCCCGACGACCGGCCCGAGTACGCCTATTTCCCCTTCGGCGGTGGCTCGCGACACTGTATCGGGATGCGGTTCGCGATGACCGAACTCAAACTCTCGCTGGCGACGCTGGTTCGTCGCGTCGACCTCGAGCGAGTGACGGAGTCGATCGATCCGACGCCGAAGGTGTCGCTCGATCCCGGTCCGGTGAAGATGCGGGTTCGACGGTCATAG
- a CDS encoding Sjogren's syndrome/scleroderma autoantigen 1 family protein, whose translation MSDFDKEAEREKLREKYERDEREREATQRMSDLLLKGATMTNAHCGTCGDPLFQEDGTTFCPSCHGNPDAVQGTELEAQPAEETADEVTADTEAPQSDTTPNRAPSTSTGSEGDETVADASPAVDEAAARGHDPADADGRDESTAETGSAPERAVDSRTEDEPRPGTPPSTPSPRSFDGRRSTTQSSPANGDLEAAHASLVQSLEKFARKAAETDDPRYAKECLEAAREASETLETLR comes from the coding sequence ATGAGCGACTTCGACAAGGAAGCCGAACGCGAGAAACTCCGGGAGAAGTACGAGCGCGACGAACGGGAGCGCGAGGCGACCCAGCGCATGAGCGACCTACTGCTCAAGGGAGCCACGATGACGAACGCCCACTGTGGCACTTGCGGCGACCCACTTTTTCAGGAGGACGGCACCACGTTCTGCCCGAGCTGTCACGGCAACCCCGACGCCGTTCAGGGGACGGAACTCGAGGCCCAGCCGGCCGAAGAGACGGCCGACGAGGTGACTGCCGATACCGAAGCTCCGCAGTCGGACACAACGCCGAACCGTGCGCCGTCGACGTCGACCGGTTCCGAGGGCGACGAGACGGTTGCCGACGCGAGTCCAGCGGTCGACGAAGCGGCCGCCCGCGGGCACGACCCTGCCGACGCCGACGGCCGGGACGAGTCGACCGCTGAGACCGGTTCTGCTCCCGAGCGCGCGGTCGATTCGAGAACCGAGGACGAGCCACGGCCCGGGACCCCGCCGTCGACTCCCTCACCTCGGTCGTTCGACGGCCGTCGGTCGACCACCCAGTCCTCGCCCGCCAATGGCGACCTCGAGGCCGCCCACGCCTCGCTCGTACAGTCCCTCGAGAAGTTCGCCCGTAAGGCCGCCGAAACCGACGATCCGCGGTACGCGAAGGAGTGTCTCGAGGCCGCCCGCGAGGCGAGCGAGACGCTCGAGACGTTGCGGTGA
- the mdh gene encoding malate dehydrogenase has product MTKVSVVGAAGTVGAAAGYNIALRDIADELVFVDIPDQEDTTIGQAADTNHGVAYDSNTTIRQGGYEDTAGSDVVVITAGIPRQPGQTRIDLAGDNAPIMEDIGASLAEHNDDFVTVTTSNPVDLLNRHLYEAGDRAREQVVGFGGRLDSARFRYVIAQRYDVPVQNVDATILGEHGDAQVPVFSKVRVDGRDLEFTDDEKEELLEELQTSAMNVIEKKGATEWGPATGVGHIVEAVLRDTGEVLPCSVPLEGEYGHEDTAFGVPCKLGSNGIEEVVEWDLSEFERDQLGEAAEKLSEQYDEIA; this is encoded by the coding sequence ATGACGAAAGTTAGCGTGGTCGGCGCGGCCGGGACGGTCGGGGCCGCCGCAGGCTACAACATCGCACTTCGGGACATCGCGGACGAACTCGTCTTCGTCGACATCCCGGATCAGGAGGATACGACGATCGGACAGGCTGCAGACACCAATCACGGGGTGGCCTACGATTCGAACACGACGATCCGACAGGGGGGGTACGAGGACACCGCAGGATCTGATGTCGTCGTTATCACGGCCGGCATCCCGCGCCAGCCGGGCCAGACGCGTATCGACCTCGCGGGCGACAACGCACCGATCATGGAGGACATCGGCGCCTCGCTCGCGGAGCACAACGACGACTTCGTCACCGTCACGACGTCGAACCCCGTCGACCTGCTCAACCGCCACCTCTACGAGGCCGGCGACCGCGCTCGTGAGCAGGTGGTCGGCTTCGGCGGACGACTTGACTCCGCTCGCTTCCGGTACGTCATCGCCCAGCGCTACGACGTCCCTGTCCAGAACGTCGACGCGACCATCCTCGGCGAGCACGGCGACGCACAGGTTCCCGTCTTCTCGAAGGTCCGCGTCGACGGCCGAGATCTCGAGTTCACCGACGACGAGAAAGAAGAACTGCTCGAGGAACTCCAGACCTCGGCGATGAACGTCATCGAGAAGAAAGGCGCCACGGAGTGGGGGCCGGCCACCGGCGTCGGCCACATCGTCGAAGCGGTCCTGCGAGACACCGGCGAGGTGCTCCCCTGCAGCGTCCCGCTCGAGGGCGAGTACGGCCACGAGGACACCGCCTTTGGCGTCCCGTGTAAGCTCGGTTCGAACGGCATCGAGGAGGTCGTCGAGTGGGACCTCTCGGAGTTCGAACGCGACCAGCTCGGCGAGGCAGCCGAGAAGCTCTCCGAGCAGTACGACGAAATCGCGTAA
- the cgi121 gene encoding KEOPS complex subunit Cgi121, whose product MELLECTLAIDDLDGFVADIGEIGDRHDVTVQAFDARYVADPSHLERAVKLADRAIARGTNVARDRAVEILLYAAGRRQIDRALEMGVGEGENRSVILVDTGSTGNEGGREAEDDGEIDAVDGEEPDADETAALEELAELDAVVEREPTLESRNEETLCAFFDVTDAERGATDAPLGTLVRERVALLEVEK is encoded by the coding sequence ATGGAGTTGCTCGAGTGCACCCTCGCGATCGATGACCTCGACGGCTTCGTCGCAGATATCGGCGAGATCGGTGACCGACATGACGTGACGGTACAGGCCTTCGACGCGCGTTACGTCGCCGACCCATCCCACCTCGAGCGGGCCGTCAAACTGGCCGACCGCGCCATCGCCCGCGGAACGAACGTTGCCCGGGATCGGGCCGTCGAGATCCTGCTCTACGCCGCCGGCCGCCGACAGATCGATCGCGCCCTCGAGATGGGCGTCGGCGAGGGCGAGAATCGGTCCGTGATCCTTGTTGACACAGGTTCCACCGGAAACGAAGGGGGTCGAGAGGCCGAGGACGACGGAGAAATCGACGCAGTGGACGGTGAGGAACCCGACGCCGACGAGACGGCGGCACTCGAGGAACTCGCGGAACTGGACGCCGTCGTCGAAAGGGAGCCGACGCTCGAGTCCCGGAACGAAGAGACGCTGTGTGCTTTTTTCGACGTCACCGACGCCGAACGCGGGGCGACCGACGCCCCGCTTGGAACGCTGGTTCGCGAGCGCGTCGCCTTACTCGAAGTGGAGAAGTAG
- a CDS encoding helix-turn-helix domain-containing protein encodes MQSADLSLRLPPSMQLPAPEDPLEAFEREEVLSWEVDPDAETVRFLSLVVGDPGALGNLAEDLESVRRYDVTPVDEDTFYGYVEMDLRAADATLLGTFDVPGLMIVPPMVYTGRENVHVTVLGEPEAMAGLLETAPDEVDVEVTRVSEHQRRTETLAGRLTARQFEALEVAREAGYYEVPRSGELATVAEALECSESAASTLLRSAEKELVDAALRR; translated from the coding sequence ATGCAATCGGCAGACCTCAGCCTGCGACTCCCCCCGTCGATGCAACTGCCAGCGCCCGAGGATCCGCTCGAGGCGTTCGAGCGCGAGGAAGTGCTCTCCTGGGAGGTCGATCCCGACGCCGAAACCGTCCGCTTTCTCTCCCTGGTCGTCGGCGACCCCGGTGCACTCGGGAACCTGGCCGAGGACCTCGAGTCAGTGCGGCGGTACGACGTCACGCCCGTCGACGAGGACACGTTCTACGGCTACGTCGAGATGGACCTGCGGGCCGCCGACGCCACGCTGCTGGGTACGTTCGACGTTCCCGGGCTGATGATCGTTCCGCCGATGGTCTACACCGGACGGGAGAACGTCCACGTCACCGTCCTCGGCGAGCCAGAGGCCATGGCGGGACTGCTCGAGACGGCTCCCGACGAAGTCGATGTCGAGGTCACGCGCGTGAGCGAACACCAGCGACGCACGGAGACGCTGGCCGGGCGTCTCACGGCCAGACAGTTCGAGGCCCTCGAGGTCGCCCGCGAGGCGGGCTACTACGAGGTGCCACGGAGCGGCGAACTGGCGACTGTAGCCGAGGCACTCGAGTGTTCCGAGAGCGCGGCGTCGACGCTGCTACGATCGGCGGAGAAGGAACTGGTCGATGCGGCGTTACGACGGTAA
- a CDS encoding ATP-dependent DNA helicase, which produces MNIEELSGLPAGAVDHFRNEGIEELYPPQAEAVEAGATDGESLVAAVPTASGKTMIAALSMLSAVERGGKALYIVPLRALASEKKAEFEAYERFGVTTGVTTGNYESTSEWLATKDIIVATSEKVDSLVRNGADWLSDLTCVVSDEVHLIDDRNRGPTLEVTLAKLRRLNPAMQTVALSATVGNADEIADWLDAALVDTDWRPIDLRMGVHYGNALNFDDGSTREVPVEGSEKQESALVRDILQEGGSSLVFVNSRRNAEAAASRLGQVSSRELDGDEREALVDLAEEIREDSDTETSKDLADCVERGAAFHHAGLSSTQRTLVEDAFRDRLLKVISATPTLAAGVNTPARRVIVRDWRRFDPSAGGMSPLDVLEVHQMMGRAGRPGLDPYGEAVLLAKSHEESEELFDRYIWADPEAVRSKLAAEPALRTHVLATIASGFARTREGLLEFLEATLYASQSTEAGRLERVTDDVLDYLERNDFIERERAGGDSGDDAEIDAGAFTSAADLADQQESTREEALEATSLGHTVSRLYLDPMSAAEIVHGLERADDRPTALGLYQLVSRTPDMYELYLRSGEDEKFGELYYEREAELLGDRPSEYEEDRFEDWLAALKTGKLLEDWASEEDEERLTDRYKIGPGDLRGKVDTAEWLLGAAESLAAEIDSEWTVAVREARARVEHGVGEELLELVSVGGVGRKRARRLYEVGIEEPADLRSADKGVVLSALKGTKTAENILENAGREDPSMEAVEPADGPANAGAASSIALEDGDDEEATNEAADDSQSSLGDF; this is translated from the coding sequence ATGAATATCGAGGAGCTGTCGGGGCTCCCGGCCGGTGCCGTCGATCACTTCCGAAACGAGGGCATCGAGGAGCTCTACCCGCCACAGGCCGAAGCGGTCGAGGCCGGCGCGACCGACGGTGAGAGCCTCGTCGCCGCCGTCCCGACCGCAAGCGGAAAGACGATGATCGCCGCGCTCTCGATGCTGTCGGCGGTCGAACGGGGCGGAAAGGCGCTGTACATCGTCCCCCTGCGAGCGCTCGCCAGCGAGAAAAAGGCCGAGTTCGAGGCCTACGAACGGTTCGGCGTCACGACAGGCGTGACGACGGGGAACTACGAAAGCACCAGCGAGTGGCTCGCTACGAAAGACATCATCGTCGCGACCAGCGAGAAGGTCGACTCGCTCGTCCGCAACGGCGCCGACTGGCTCTCCGATCTCACCTGCGTCGTCAGCGACGAGGTTCACCTGATCGACGACCGGAACCGGGGACCGACGCTCGAGGTCACTCTCGCGAAACTCCGACGGCTCAACCCCGCAATGCAGACGGTCGCGCTCTCGGCGACGGTCGGCAACGCCGACGAGATCGCAGACTGGCTCGACGCCGCACTCGTCGACACCGACTGGCGGCCGATCGACCTCCGGATGGGCGTCCACTACGGCAACGCCCTGAACTTCGACGACGGCTCGACGCGAGAAGTGCCCGTCGAAGGATCGGAAAAACAAGAGTCCGCCCTCGTCCGCGACATTTTGCAGGAAGGCGGCTCCTCACTGGTCTTTGTCAACTCCCGGCGAAATGCGGAGGCCGCCGCGAGCCGGTTAGGGCAGGTCTCGAGTCGCGAACTCGACGGCGACGAGCGGGAAGCGTTAGTCGATCTGGCCGAGGAGATCAGGGAGGACAGCGACACCGAGACGAGCAAGGATCTGGCCGACTGCGTCGAGCGCGGCGCGGCGTTTCACCACGCCGGACTCTCGAGCACCCAGCGAACGCTCGTCGAGGACGCCTTCCGCGACCGGCTGTTGAAGGTGATCTCGGCGACGCCGACGCTCGCTGCCGGGGTGAACACCCCCGCACGCCGGGTCATCGTCCGTGACTGGCGGCGCTTCGACCCCAGCGCGGGCGGGATGTCTCCGCTGGACGTCCTCGAAGTCCATCAGATGATGGGCCGAGCGGGGCGGCCGGGGCTCGACCCCTACGGCGAGGCCGTCCTGCTCGCGAAGAGCCACGAGGAGAGCGAGGAGCTGTTCGACCGCTACATCTGGGCCGACCCGGAGGCCGTCCGATCGAAACTCGCCGCCGAACCCGCCCTGCGGACGCACGTCCTCGCAACCATCGCGTCCGGTTTCGCCCGCACGCGTGAGGGACTGCTCGAGTTCCTCGAGGCCACCCTCTATGCTAGCCAGTCGACCGAAGCCGGCCGGCTCGAGCGCGTGACCGACGACGTCCTCGATTACCTCGAGCGAAACGACTTCATCGAGCGTGAGAGAGCGGGTGGCGATTCAGGCGACGACGCCGAAATCGACGCCGGCGCGTTCACCTCCGCAGCCGACCTCGCGGACCAGCAGGAATCGACTCGCGAGGAGGCCCTCGAGGCCACCAGCCTCGGCCACACGGTCTCGCGGCTCTACCTCGACCCGATGAGCGCCGCGGAGATCGTCCACGGCTTAGAGCGGGCCGACGACCGCCCGACCGCACTCGGCCTCTACCAGCTCGTCTCACGGACGCCCGATATGTACGAACTCTACCTGCGCTCGGGCGAGGACGAGAAATTCGGCGAACTCTACTACGAACGCGAGGCCGAACTGCTCGGTGACAGGCCGAGCGAGTACGAGGAGGACCGCTTCGAAGACTGGCTGGCCGCCCTCAAGACGGGCAAACTGCTCGAGGACTGGGCCAGCGAGGAAGACGAAGAGCGACTGACCGACCGGTACAAGATCGGTCCCGGTGACCTCCGCGGGAAGGTCGACACTGCCGAGTGGCTGTTGGGTGCCGCCGAGTCGCTGGCCGCGGAGATCGACAGCGAGTGGACAGTCGCCGTCCGCGAGGCCCGCGCTCGCGTGGAACACGGCGTCGGGGAGGAACTGCTCGAGTTGGTCTCCGTCGGTGGCGTGGGTCGCAAACGCGCCCGACGGCTCTACGAGGTCGGCATCGAGGAGCCGGCAGATCTCCGAAGCGCCGACAAAGGCGTCGTTCTCAGCGCGCTCAAGGGGACGAAGACGGCCGAGAACATCCTCGAGAACGCCGGCCGCGAGGATCCCTCGATGGAGGCCGTCGAACCGGCCGACGGACCGGCGAACGCAGGGGCCGCCAGCTCGATCGCGCTCGAGGACGGCGACGACGAGGAAGCGACGAACGAAGCGGCGGACGACAGCCAGTCCAGCCTGGGTGACTTCTGA
- a CDS encoding GNAT family N-acetyltransferase — translation MVDADASDPYCIREELPDPETFAALREAAGMPPRSLEGVERGLPNSLYGVVVAHEPTGEIVGMGRIVGDGGTVYQISDMAVHPDHQRRGLGTRIMAALEDYIDETAPSQAYVNLIADVDGFYERFGFEEVRPASKGMYRRIE, via the coding sequence ATGGTCGATGCCGACGCGTCTGATCCGTACTGCATCCGGGAGGAACTCCCCGACCCCGAGACGTTCGCCGCGTTACGGGAGGCCGCTGGGATGCCGCCGCGCTCGCTCGAGGGGGTCGAACGCGGTCTGCCGAACTCGCTGTACGGCGTCGTGGTGGCCCACGAGCCCACCGGCGAGATCGTCGGAATGGGGCGAATCGTCGGCGACGGCGGAACCGTCTACCAGATCTCGGATATGGCGGTCCACCCGGACCACCAGCGACGCGGGCTCGGGACGCGGATCATGGCGGCTCTCGAGGACTACATCGACGAAACGGCCCCGTCGCAGGCGTACGTGAATCTGATCGCCGATGTCGACGGCTTCTACGAACGGTTCGGCTTCGAAGAAGTCCGGCCCGCCTCGAAGGGGATGTACCGCAGAATCGAGTAG
- a CDS encoding inorganic phosphate transporter → MVALSFAVLVGTAILTCLFMAWVLGANSNSPPFAPAIGANAISTMRAAFVIGLLAAAGALMQGGSISETVGADLIDGVAITPLAATAGLLTAATFMAVGIYTRYPIPAAFATTGAMVGVGLSLGGDPAMATYQRLGTFWLMVPIMSGGLAYVTAILLRRDDVPETVGVPLLAGVVGAIVANIRLGVIPDPAADQGTLARVVSRQFGGGTTLAAGVDLGTVLVTIVVGALAFYWVRQRVLVSVESGIRSFLLVLGGIVAFSSGGSQVGLATGPLENLFRIELGLPGTVLLAIGATGILAGAWMAAPRLLQATSREYAQLGVRRSIAALVPGFIIAQLAIALGIPISLNNIILSGVIGGGLAAGSAGVSKRKIGFTITFWLLTLGSSIVVGYGLYQLLAAIIGG, encoded by the coding sequence ATGGTCGCACTGTCGTTCGCCGTACTCGTCGGGACCGCCATCCTCACCTGTCTGTTCATGGCGTGGGTGCTTGGGGCGAACAGCAACTCGCCGCCCTTCGCGCCTGCGATTGGCGCGAACGCGATCTCGACGATGCGAGCCGCGTTCGTTATCGGCCTGCTCGCGGCCGCCGGCGCGCTCATGCAGGGTGGGAGCATCTCGGAGACGGTCGGCGCAGACCTCATCGACGGCGTGGCGATCACGCCGCTCGCGGCTACTGCAGGCCTGCTGACGGCGGCGACGTTCATGGCGGTCGGCATCTACACGCGGTATCCAATCCCCGCAGCGTTCGCGACGACGGGCGCGATGGTCGGCGTCGGCCTCTCGCTGGGCGGCGACCCCGCGATGGCAACGTACCAGCGACTCGGGACGTTCTGGCTGATGGTTCCGATCATGTCCGGTGGCCTGGCGTACGTGACGGCGATTTTGTTGCGGCGCGACGACGTCCCCGAAACCGTCGGCGTCCCGTTGCTCGCTGGGGTCGTCGGGGCCATCGTCGCCAACATCCGACTCGGGGTTATCCCGGATCCGGCAGCCGACCAGGGCACGCTCGCCAGAGTCGTCTCCCGACAGTTCGGCGGCGGGACGACGCTCGCCGCGGGCGTCGATCTCGGAACAGTCCTGGTCACAATCGTCGTCGGTGCCCTCGCGTTCTACTGGGTCCGACAGCGTGTCCTCGTCTCCGTCGAGAGCGGCATTCGATCGTTTCTACTCGTTCTCGGTGGTATCGTCGCCTTCTCCTCGGGCGGTTCGCAGGTCGGGCTCGCGACCGGCCCGCTCGAGAACCTCTTCCGGATCGAACTCGGCCTCCCGGGGACCGTCCTGCTCGCAATCGGCGCGACCGGCATCCTCGCTGGGGCCTGGATGGCCGCACCGCGACTGCTGCAGGCAACCTCGAGGGAGTACGCCCAGCTCGGCGTTCGGCGGTCGATCGCGGCGCTCGTGCCGGGCTTTATTATCGCACAGCTCGCGATCGCGCTCGGGATTCCGATCTCGCTCAACAACATCATCCTTTCGGGGGTTATCGGCGGCGGGCTCGCGGCGGGTTCGGCCGGCGTCTCGAAGCGAAAGATCGGCTTTACGATCACCTTCTGGCTGCTGACGCTCGGGAGTTCGATCGTCGTGGGGTACGGACTCTATCAGCTGCTAGCCGCGATCATCGGCGGGTGA
- a CDS encoding TIGR00725 family protein has translation MRVSVIGGGVITDEQRSRAEVVGRELAARGHTVVCGGRGGTMEAVCRGAKAERGTTIGILPGDQPDDANEYVDVAIATGLGHARNALVPLNGDAVIALTGGVGTLTEIGFAGIYDRPVVGLETHDISATDIDLETVDTPEAAVDAVEAALEGEA, from the coding sequence ATGCGAGTCAGCGTTATCGGCGGCGGCGTGATCACCGACGAGCAGCGATCTCGGGCCGAAGTTGTCGGCCGCGAACTCGCGGCCCGCGGACACACGGTCGTCTGCGGCGGTCGCGGCGGAACGATGGAAGCCGTCTGCCGCGGCGCGAAAGCCGAGCGCGGAACGACGATCGGGATTCTGCCGGGCGACCAGCCCGACGACGCGAACGAGTACGTCGACGTCGCTATCGCGACCGGTTTGGGCCACGCTCGGAACGCGCTCGTTCCACTGAACGGCGATGCGGTTATCGCGCTCACCGGCGGCGTCGGTACGCTCACCGAGATCGGCTTCGCGGGCATCTACGACCGCCCCGTCGTCGGCCTCGAGACCCACGACATCTCCGCCACCGATATCGATCTCGAGACCGTCGACACCCCCGAAGCGGCCGTCGACGCCGTCGAGGCTGCGCTCGAGGGAGAGGCGTGA
- a CDS encoding universal stress protein codes for MLAPDHVLVPTFGRPREDQALAYALETFPDADVTLLAVATPLDATMSEGGILERDDERTTQARQRATTLLEAVGEPTASERVRLEVAEGRPGTVVPRYASEEDVDHVVLYGHRSDTKGFVRRFLGRGIASTVVERTSSPVTVLE; via the coding sequence ATGCTCGCTCCCGATCACGTCCTCGTCCCGACGTTCGGCCGTCCGCGGGAAGACCAGGCGCTCGCGTACGCCCTCGAGACGTTCCCCGACGCCGATGTCACGCTGCTCGCCGTCGCAACGCCGCTGGACGCGACGATGAGCGAGGGCGGGATCCTCGAGCGCGACGACGAACGAACGACACAGGCACGCCAGCGAGCGACGACGCTACTCGAGGCGGTCGGCGAACCGACCGCGTCCGAGCGAGTTCGACTCGAGGTCGCCGAGGGGCGGCCCGGCACTGTCGTCCCCCGGTACGCGAGCGAGGAGGACGTCGACCACGTCGTGCTGTACGGCCACCGAAGCGACACGAAGGGGTTCGTCCGGCGGTTCCTCGGTCGCGGCATCGCGTCGACGGTCGTCGAACGGACCTCGAGTCCGGTGACGGTACTCGAGTAG
- a CDS encoding NAD(P)-dependent alcohol dehydrogenase, which produces MQAARLHEYTDEMSEALEVEDIDRPEIDQSDGVLVEVEGAGWCQTDNHIVEGMWTEYAPQELPMTLGHENAGIVAETGEEVTLVEAGDPVICHPVQTCGICRPCRLGEDMYCENSAFNGLTTDGGFAEYLRTNERAVIPLPDGVDPTEIAPHADAGITAYHAVKKAVRELNPGDTCVVIGVGGLGHIGLQCLDAMSAATTVAADIKDEALELATELGAHHTVNSADEDVSSVITDLTDDEGAQQVIDFVGRDETTALAPEIVAAGGDHHIVGYGGHVHEPSQALVNGEFAFRGTLVGKYAELQELVSLVDRGDVELRTETYDLADINTVAERLEHNEIEGRAVVLPP; this is translated from the coding sequence ATGCAAGCAGCCAGACTCCACGAGTACACCGACGAGATGAGCGAGGCGCTGGAGGTAGAAGACATCGACCGGCCCGAGATCGACCAGTCCGACGGCGTCCTGGTCGAGGTCGAAGGAGCGGGGTGGTGCCAAACGGATAACCACATCGTCGAGGGAATGTGGACCGAGTACGCACCCCAAGAGCTCCCGATGACGCTCGGCCACGAGAACGCCGGCATCGTCGCCGAAACCGGCGAGGAGGTGACGCTGGTCGAGGCGGGTGATCCCGTGATCTGTCACCCCGTCCAGACCTGTGGCATCTGTCGGCCCTGCCGGCTCGGCGAGGACATGTACTGCGAAAACAGCGCGTTTAACGGCCTCACCACCGACGGCGGCTTCGCCGAGTACCTCCGGACGAACGAGCGGGCCGTGATCCCGCTTCCCGACGGCGTCGATCCGACGGAGATCGCCCCCCACGCCGACGCAGGGATCACGGCCTATCACGCGGTCAAGAAGGCCGTCCGCGAACTGAATCCGGGCGACACCTGCGTGGTCATCGGCGTGGGCGGGCTCGGCCACATCGGCCTCCAATGTCTCGACGCCATGAGCGCCGCGACCACCGTCGCCGCCGACATCAAGGACGAGGCGCTCGAGTTGGCGACGGAACTGGGAGCCCACCACACTGTCAACTCGGCCGACGAAGACGTCTCGAGCGTGATCACGGATCTGACCGACGACGAGGGCGCCCAGCAGGTGATCGACTTCGTCGGGAGAGACGAGACGACCGCCCTGGCTCCGGAGATCGTCGCCGCCGGCGGCGACCACCACATCGTCGGCTACGGTGGTCACGTCCACGAACCCAGTCAGGCGCTGGTCAACGGCGAGTTCGCGTTTCGCGGCACGCTGGTCGGGAAGTACGCCGAACTGCAGGAACTCGTTTCGCTCGTCGACCGCGGCGACGTCGAGTTGCGGACCGAAACCTACGACCTCGCGGACATCAACACGGTCGCGGAACGCCTCGAGCACAACGAAATCGAGGGGCGCGCGGTCGTCCTGCCGCCCTGA